The following are encoded in a window of Massilia sp. R2A-15 genomic DNA:
- a CDS encoding glycosyltransferase family 4 protein — MKPIVLTLTSCYLPGFRGGGPIQTIRNMVEHLGDEFDFRIITTDRDLGDHVPYADIRANAWNAVGKAQVYYVSNSLRALPVLLKLILATPYDVLYLNSFFDPRFTLLPMVLRWLDLVAKKAVVLAPRGEFTDGALRIKRWKKTPFIRLARRIGLFSTANWHASTTLEAADIQKVFPNVKNVHVANNVIIAPDLLQKLSETFPLKGEERGVAEPINICFLSRISPMKNLEFALEVLRDVSVPVAFNIYGPKEDAGYWSKCEARIKLLPPNISVAYCGPVPHSGVRKAISAHDIFFVPSRGENFGHVFMEALSAGVPILVSDRTPWRDLQSRRVGWDLSLDDRAAFATAIEKFALSNAAEKREIRMNCLRFAKEKVDDPHAVELSRTLFRRALAMNS, encoded by the coding sequence ATGAAGCCTATCGTGCTGACCTTGACTTCCTGTTACCTTCCGGGATTTCGGGGAGGCGGACCCATTCAAACGATCCGCAATATGGTCGAACACCTCGGTGATGAATTCGACTTCAGGATAATTACCACAGATCGCGACTTGGGCGACCACGTACCTTACGCGGACATCCGAGCGAATGCGTGGAACGCCGTGGGGAAAGCACAGGTTTATTACGTCAGCAATTCGTTGCGAGCGTTGCCGGTGCTCCTCAAACTGATTCTTGCCACACCGTACGACGTGCTTTATTTGAATAGCTTCTTCGATCCTCGCTTTACGCTGCTGCCGATGGTATTGCGTTGGCTCGACCTCGTCGCCAAAAAGGCCGTGGTTCTCGCGCCGCGAGGTGAGTTTACCGATGGCGCACTGCGAATTAAACGTTGGAAGAAAACTCCGTTCATTCGCCTCGCGCGTCGCATTGGCTTGTTCAGTACCGCCAACTGGCATGCCTCGACCACGTTGGAAGCCGCCGATATCCAGAAGGTCTTCCCGAACGTGAAGAATGTACACGTAGCGAACAATGTGATCATTGCGCCGGATTTATTGCAGAAATTATCGGAAACTTTCCCGTTGAAGGGCGAGGAGCGTGGCGTGGCCGAACCGATCAATATTTGTTTTCTTTCCCGTATTTCTCCAATGAAGAACCTGGAATTCGCGCTGGAAGTTCTGCGCGACGTGTCGGTCCCGGTCGCTTTCAATATCTATGGGCCTAAGGAAGACGCCGGCTACTGGAGCAAATGCGAGGCGAGGATCAAGCTATTGCCGCCCAATATTTCGGTCGCCTATTGCGGTCCCGTCCCGCATTCCGGTGTACGGAAGGCTATTAGCGCGCACGACATATTTTTTGTTCCCTCCCGCGGCGAGAATTTTGGACATGTCTTCATGGAAGCGTTGTCTGCAGGGGTACCTATTTTGGTAAGCGATCGGACTCCATGGCGCGACCTGCAAAGCCGCCGCGTCGGGTGGGATCTTTCGCTTGACGACAGAGCGGCGTTTGCCACTGCGATCGAAAAATTCGCGCTTTCAAATGCAGCGGAAAAGCGTGAAATTCGCATGAACTGTTTACGCTTCGCGAAGGA
- a CDS encoding glycosyltransferase family 4 protein — MIQRPKIGLVVPSLALGGGVPSVARFVKNVILQNEGYDLKLVSLSTSSRDQCSLNLTSPSTYFRGATTQPGIWDGMDFTHVGAIGGELEFQRYRPRKVLAGVLADCDVIQVVSGSPAWANAVVGLGIPVALQVATRVKVERRMRDSQPRNLSGWWRKSMTVVSDKLDDKALRAVDAIQLENPWMLEYSQRINQDRHGVDIRYAPPGIDADLFCPLLARPAPDNPYILCVGRLDDPRKNVGLLLESFRILSSALPHVHLVTAGSSAPPASYWARVNFLGLQDRVRHVARPSVAELVTLYQNAAVFALASDEEGLGVVILEAMACGVPVVATRCGGPDGIITEGKDGFLVALDSPSEMANRLTELCSNWPANLQMGLAARETVERRYADSVAGSAFVDVWNRLLKMAAPAIGKGKLQ; from the coding sequence ATGATTCAGCGTCCAAAAATCGGCTTGGTCGTACCAAGCCTTGCGCTGGGCGGGGGCGTTCCCTCGGTTGCGCGATTTGTTAAAAACGTCATCTTGCAGAATGAGGGTTACGACCTGAAACTTGTGTCGTTGTCTACCTCGTCGCGCGATCAGTGCAGCCTGAACCTGACATCCCCATCCACGTATTTTCGCGGTGCTACGACTCAGCCCGGAATTTGGGATGGAATGGATTTTACCCACGTGGGCGCGATCGGCGGGGAGCTGGAATTCCAACGCTACCGGCCTCGCAAAGTACTCGCTGGCGTCCTCGCGGACTGCGATGTCATTCAGGTGGTCAGCGGTTCGCCCGCTTGGGCGAATGCCGTTGTCGGGCTGGGTATCCCTGTGGCGTTGCAGGTAGCGACCCGGGTCAAGGTGGAGCGCCGCATGCGTGATAGCCAGCCTCGTAATTTGTCCGGCTGGTGGCGGAAATCCATGACCGTGGTCAGCGACAAGCTCGACGACAAGGCGCTACGCGCGGTTGACGCGATTCAGCTGGAAAACCCGTGGATGCTCGAATACTCCCAGCGAATCAACCAGGACCGCCATGGTGTCGATATCCGCTATGCCCCGCCTGGGATCGATGCGGATTTGTTCTGCCCCCTGCTGGCGAGACCTGCGCCGGACAATCCGTACATCCTTTGTGTCGGTCGGCTTGACGATCCGCGAAAGAACGTCGGCCTGCTGCTTGAATCGTTCCGGATATTGTCCTCGGCGCTGCCACACGTGCACCTGGTCACTGCGGGATCCAGTGCCCCGCCGGCGAGCTATTGGGCGAGGGTGAATTTCCTCGGCTTGCAGGATCGGGTTCGACACGTTGCTCGGCCGTCGGTCGCCGAGCTGGTAACGCTGTATCAAAATGCAGCGGTGTTCGCCCTCGCGTCAGATGAAGAGGGTTTGGGGGTCGTTATTCTGGAGGCGATGGCCTGCGGCGTGCCTGTGGTAGCGACGCGATGTGGTGGTCCGGATGGGATCATCACAGAAGGAAAAGACGGTTTTCTTGTAGCGCTTGACTCACCATCAGAGATGGCCAACCGTTTGACGGAGCTTTGCAGTAACTGGCCGGCCAACTTACAAATGGGGCTGGCGGCAAGGGAGACCGTGGAGCGCAGATACGCAGATAGTGTTGCGGGTAGTGCATTTGTCGATGTTTGGAATCGCCTTTTAAAGATGGCGGCGCCAGCAATCGGGAAAGGCAAACTCCAATGA
- a CDS encoding glycosyltransferase: protein MKILFVGATWKGSSARSLREGLGQIPEVFMDEVGEDHFLPLYRSKPLRALNRLVKPWQIKDLEREITTKLDALKPDVLIIYKGNGVRSDFIEKVKKRGVLTVNVFPDYSPHAYGRALASAMGVYDLVISTKPFHPAGWQSVYGYSNRCEFVPHGYDPDVHFWPTPYQAPEFDVVLAASWRAEYHELMQGFANAANTQGLTVGLAGNGWEEHRSAFPANWQYAGPLYGRAYGDWVRKGRIVIAPVHSRVVIDGVRQPGDEDTTRTYELASAFCFFLHRRTPYASRIYDQATEVAMWDDADELARKVLHYLPRDSERAEMAAAAHARAVPAYSIPARASEVLEKVRDALARRSLEGACTL, encoded by the coding sequence ATGAAAATTCTGTTTGTTGGCGCGACCTGGAAGGGCTCGTCTGCCCGATCCTTACGAGAAGGGCTGGGACAGATTCCTGAGGTGTTTATGGACGAGGTAGGCGAAGACCACTTCCTTCCGCTTTACCGTTCAAAGCCGTTACGCGCGCTGAATCGCTTGGTCAAGCCTTGGCAAATTAAAGACTTGGAACGCGAGATCACCACCAAGCTAGACGCCCTGAAACCGGACGTATTGATCATCTATAAGGGCAACGGAGTTCGAAGCGACTTCATCGAGAAGGTGAAAAAGCGCGGCGTACTGACCGTAAATGTGTTCCCAGACTATTCGCCACATGCTTATGGCCGCGCGCTAGCGTCTGCAATGGGAGTCTACGATCTCGTCATCTCGACCAAGCCGTTTCATCCAGCGGGGTGGCAATCTGTCTATGGTTATTCGAATCGTTGCGAGTTCGTTCCGCACGGCTACGATCCAGATGTACATTTTTGGCCAACCCCTTACCAAGCGCCGGAATTTGATGTCGTGTTGGCCGCCAGTTGGCGTGCCGAGTACCACGAATTGATGCAGGGTTTCGCCAACGCAGCAAATACGCAAGGCCTGACTGTCGGCCTGGCCGGTAATGGCTGGGAGGAACACCGTTCCGCTTTTCCGGCGAATTGGCAGTATGCGGGGCCATTGTACGGTCGTGCGTACGGCGATTGGGTGCGAAAAGGAAGAATAGTAATAGCGCCGGTTCATTCGCGTGTGGTGATCGACGGTGTGCGGCAACCGGGGGATGAAGACACAACTCGTACCTACGAGTTAGCCTCCGCATTTTGTTTTTTCCTGCATCGTCGCACGCCATACGCCTCGCGGATTTACGACCAGGCAACTGAGGTGGCAATGTGGGACGACGCGGACGAGCTGGCACGCAAAGTCTTGCATTATTTGCCACGCGACTCCGAGCGCGCTGAAATGGCAGCGGCGGCCCATGCACGCGCGGTGCCAGCGTATTCGATACCGGCCCGGGCGAGTGAAGTACTGGAGAAAGTGCGCGATGCGCTGGCCCGCCGGTCTCTCGAGGGCGCCTGCACCTTATGA
- a CDS encoding glycosyltransferase family A protein: MDERDMAAAENSLSVLFITFNRSDLLQIAFDAFRNRAGLDNSRTEFIVSDDASAIAHVDRIRSMPFDMHLLADRNAGLGNNQNKAIAAATGTLILQVQDDCEFVGDTDLMANAFEILKAEPGVGIVQFNDLTPHIPHEVRTLQNGTVYRVFRNDLQEIARNCDERPYSDQPHLKRAAFCRDIGPYREAVPMTVMELDFKRRVACQERWTVAVIVGRPSFVHIGAERSFNPGAIRSRRLARIEAVPIAGGIFKFGRPYAKFCRDWLRLRLGRR, encoded by the coding sequence ATGGATGAACGAGATATGGCTGCAGCGGAAAATTCATTGTCGGTGCTATTTATTACATTTAATCGTTCGGACCTGCTGCAAATCGCCTTCGATGCCTTTAGAAATCGAGCCGGTCTCGACAATAGTCGCACCGAGTTTATTGTTTCCGACGACGCGAGCGCGATAGCCCATGTGGACCGGATTCGATCGATGCCCTTTGATATGCACTTGTTGGCAGACCGCAATGCGGGGCTGGGGAACAACCAAAATAAGGCAATCGCGGCCGCGACGGGGACGCTGATTTTACAGGTGCAGGATGACTGTGAATTTGTCGGCGACACGGATCTAATGGCAAACGCGTTCGAGATATTGAAGGCCGAGCCGGGCGTCGGAATTGTGCAGTTTAATGATCTGACGCCGCATATTCCGCACGAAGTTCGCACGCTGCAAAACGGAACTGTCTACCGAGTCTTTCGGAACGACTTGCAGGAAATCGCGCGTAATTGTGACGAGCGACCGTATTCCGATCAGCCGCACCTTAAGCGCGCAGCCTTCTGCCGGGATATCGGGCCCTATCGCGAGGCGGTTCCAATGACGGTAATGGAACTCGATTTCAAACGACGCGTGGCCTGTCAAGAAAGATGGACAGTGGCGGTGATTGTGGGGCGGCCGAGTTTTGTTCACATTGGTGCAGAGCGAAGCTTCAATCCCGGCGCGATCCGGTCGCGACGTTTGGCCCGAATAGAAGCTGTGCCAATTGCCGGCGGGATTTTCAAGTTTGGCAGGCCGTATGCGAAATTTTGCCGCGACTGGCTAAGGTTGCGGTTGGGCCGGCGTTGA